The Impatiens glandulifera chromosome 8, dImpGla2.1, whole genome shotgun sequence genome includes a window with the following:
- the LOC124912858 gene encoding histone-lysine N-methyltransferase family member SUVH9-like — translation MASSIPFQDLNLPPYPTSPSSLTQSPIIVPNMEPNLETFHEEMPLIIPDPQFSRNIDSAPLAQEPNQDRRVFDRRSSQLVRMNNLTLEEQRVLREDVRRTKMLFDSLRISVSSEQDELFREGNEEGRSRIRGDLKAYSTMKNKGLWLNRDKRVVGSIPGIEIGDVFLSRIELQVLGLHGQIQAGIDFVPANQSTDGEPVATSIVVNEGFKDDQDLGKEIIYCGQGNQISNQRMEGGNLALQTSYDREVEIRVIRGFKYEGSETAKIYVYDGLYIITEIWLDIGRSGYQVYKFQLERVENQARTGTRAFRFTEDVKNAPQSILSPDISMGKERLFPISLFNDVDNDCGPMHYKYISTTIFPSTVNLFLDEDFGCGCVDGCFDNCSCCWNNGGNFPYDFRGVLIRGKPVIYECGQGCMCPPTCRNRASQNGLTKQFQVFKSGDTDSWGVRSLDLIKSGHFVCEFAGEVVTRAQAREMSINRDLLIDGKLFGDKWKEWGDLSRAVDDYVIPTYPPSQPLDFMIDLSKFRNLASYMRHENNELVANVMVQKVLYSHHNIFYPHLMLFALENIPPCRELILDYKDV, via the coding sequence ATGGCTTCCTCCATTCCATTTCAAGACCTTAACCTGCCCCCATATCCGACCAGTCCCAGCTCCCTCACCCAGTCCCCCATCATTGTTCCAAATATGGAACCAAATCTAGAAACCTTTCATGAAGAAATGCCGTTGATCATTCCAGATCCTCAATTCTCAAGAAACATTGATTCTGCACCCCTGGCGCAGGAACCAAATCAGGATCGACGCGTCTTCGATAGGCGGTCCTCACAATTGGTGAGGATGAACAATCTGACCCTGGAAGAACAGAGGGTCCTCCGGGAGGACGTGAGGAGGACGAAAATGCTTTTTGATTCACTGCGGATTTCAGTTTCTTCAGAGCAAGATGAGCTGTTCAGAGAGGGTAACGAAGAAGGGCGTTCTCGAATCCGTGGCGATTTAAAAGCATATTCCACCATGAAAAACAAGGGCCTTTGGCTAAATCGTGATAAGAGGGTGGTGGGCTCAATTCCTGGCATAGAAATAGGGGATGTTTTCCTTTCGAGGATAGAGCTTCAAGTGCTGGGATTGCATGGGCAAATTCAAGCTGGAATCGACTTCGTTCCAGCTAACCAAAGCACCGACGGGGAGCCGGTGGCGACAAGTATAGTTGTAAACGAAGGATTCAAAGATGATCAAGATTTAGGAAAGGAGATTATCTATTGTGGTCAAGGTAATCAAATTTCTAATCAGAGAATGGAAGGTGGGAATCTCGCCCTTCAAACAAGTTATGATCGAGAAGTGGAAATCAGAGTCATAAGAGGTTTCAAATACGAAGGAAGTGAAACCGCGAAGATATATGTGTATGACGGTTTATACATAATAACCGAAATTTGGCTCGATATTGGAAGATCCGGGTATCAAGTGTACAAATTTCAACTCGAACGAGTTGAAAATCAAGCTCGTACAGGGACTCGTGCTTTTAGGTTTACTGAGGACGTCAAGAACGCACCTCAATCCATTCTTAGCCCAGATATTTCTATGGGTAAAGAGAGATTATTTCCAATCTCTCTTTTTAATGATGTTGACAATGATTGTGGACCAATGCACTATAAGTACATTTCCACAACCATTTTTCCTAGTACGGTTAATCTCTTTCTCGATGAAGATTTTGGATGTGGATGTGTTGATGGTTGTTTTGACAACTGCTCATGTTGTTGGAATAATGGAGGCAATTTCCCATATGACTTTCGAGGAGTTCTGATCCGAGGTAAACCAGTTATATATGAGTGTGGGCAAGGTTGCATGTGTCCTCCGACTTGCCGTAACCGTGCATCCCAGAATGGGTTGACCAAGCAGTTTCAAGTATTTAAATCGGGAGACACGGACAGTTGGGGTGTCCGGTCTTTAGATTTGATCAAATCGGGTCATTTTGTATGTGAGTTTGCAGGGGAGGTGGTCACGAGGGCACAAGCACGGGAAATGTCTATTAATCGAGATCTTTTAATTGATGGAAAGTTGTTTGGCGACAAGTGGAAAGAATGGGGGGATTTATCTAGGGCCGTCGATGATTATGTGATCCCAACATATCCTCCCTCGCAACCCTTGGATTTCATGATAGACTTGTCTAAGTTTAGGAACTTGGCAAGTTATATGAGGCATGAGAATAACGAGCTAGTCGCAAATGTTATGGTGCAAAAGGTGTTGTATAGtcatcataatattttttatccacaTCTAATGCTTTTTGCATTGGAGAATATCCCTCCTTGTAGAGAGCTTATTCTTGATTATAAGGATGTTTAG